From the genome of Bosea sp. Tri-49, one region includes:
- a CDS encoding lytic murein transglycosylase: MRPVTVLAFAVALGLGPALAQTTGSINPARAQTPKPEARPAAPGFDGFLRTLWPMAQARGISRQTFDLAFQGVTPDPSIVALTQKQSEFVAPIWSYLNSAVGGGRISRGREMLEAHAGVLAQAESRYGVPKEIILGIWGMETNYGSFKGDKDVIRSLATLANIRYRGDFFRDELLTALELIEKGHVERRELRGSWAGAMGHTQFMPSSYMKYAVDQTGDGHADIWTSTSDAIASTANYLKGYGWTPGLPWGIEVVVPDGFDHNLYRASFSSFRSAGVRRADGGSLPSSGEARLFYPAGHTGPAMLLTANFDVIKKYNSSDAYALAVGHLGDRIVGRPALQGEWPVKAPRLDKAGTTDVQRRLKALGLYNHDADGRIGTGTREAVRQYQLRVGMLADGYPTPALLARMKAPR; encoded by the coding sequence ATGCGCCCCGTCACCGTTCTCGCCTTCGCTGTAGCGCTCGGCCTCGGGCCGGCGCTCGCGCAGACGACGGGTTCGATCAATCCGGCACGGGCGCAGACACCAAAACCCGAGGCGCGCCCAGCCGCCCCGGGCTTCGACGGCTTCCTGCGCACGCTCTGGCCCATGGCACAGGCCCGTGGCATCTCGCGCCAGACCTTCGACCTCGCCTTCCAGGGTGTGACACCCGATCCGTCGATCGTGGCATTGACGCAAAAGCAGTCGGAATTCGTCGCGCCGATCTGGAGCTATCTCAACAGCGCTGTCGGCGGCGGCCGGATCTCGCGCGGCCGCGAGATGCTGGAGGCCCATGCCGGCGTGCTGGCGCAGGCCGAGTCCCGCTATGGCGTGCCGAAGGAAATCATCCTCGGCATCTGGGGGATGGAGACCAATTACGGCTCGTTCAAGGGCGACAAGGATGTGATCCGCTCGCTCGCGACGCTGGCCAACATCCGCTATCGCGGCGATTTCTTCCGCGACGAGCTGCTGACCGCGCTGGAGTTGATCGAGAAGGGCCATGTCGAGCGCCGCGAACTGCGCGGCTCCTGGGCCGGTGCCATGGGCCACACCCAGTTCATGCCGTCGAGCTACATGAAGTACGCGGTCGACCAGACCGGCGACGGCCATGCCGATATCTGGACTTCGACCAGCGACGCCATCGCCTCGACCGCCAACTATCTCAAAGGCTATGGCTGGACCCCCGGCCTGCCCTGGGGCATCGAGGTCGTGGTGCCCGATGGCTTCGACCACAATCTCTACCGCGCGAGCTTCTCTTCCTTCCGCTCCGCCGGCGTACGCCGCGCCGATGGCGGCTCGCTGCCCTCCTCGGGCGAAGCGAGGCTGTTCTATCCGGCCGGCCACACCGGGCCCGCCATGCTGCTGACCGCGAATTTCGACGTCATCAAGAAATACAACTCCTCCGACGCCTATGCCCTCGCCGTCGGGCATCTCGGCGACCGGATCGTTGGGCGTCCGGCGTTGCAGGGCGAATGGCCGGTCAAGGCACCGCGGCTCGACAAGGCCGGCACCACCGACGTCCAGCGCCGGCTGAAAGCCCTCGGCCTCTATAATCACGATGCCGACGGCCGTATCGGTACCGGCACGCGCGAAGCGGTCCGGCAGTACCAGCTGAGGGTCGGCATGCTCGCTGACGGCTACCCGACGCCGGCGCTGCTGGCGCGGATGAAGGCACCCCGCTGA
- the galE gene encoding UDP-glucose 4-epimerase GalE → MAILVSGGAGYIGSHMVLELLDRGEKVVVLDDLSTGFWWAVPQEATLVRGDMGDQALVERTIAEHGISEIAHFAARIVVPDSVSDPLGYYLNNTVKTRALLESAVRGGVKHVIFSSTAAVYGEPPVSPVPEEIALNPINPYGRSKLMSEWMLGDVARAHGLTYVALRYFNVAGADPRGRSGQSSANATHLIKVASQAALGQRAGLDIFGTDYATPDGTCVRDYIHVTDLARAHLAALDHLRTGGENLTLNCGYGRGYSVKEVVEVVKQVSGVDFPVRLSPRRDGDPAALVAKADRIRSELGWQPEHDDLTEIVTQALAWEESLRKRNAS, encoded by the coding sequence ATGGCGATTCTGGTTTCGGGCGGTGCCGGCTATATCGGCAGCCACATGGTTCTCGAGCTGCTGGACCGTGGCGAGAAGGTCGTGGTGCTCGACGATCTCTCGACCGGCTTCTGGTGGGCGGTGCCGCAGGAAGCGACTCTCGTGCGCGGCGACATGGGCGATCAGGCCCTGGTCGAGCGCACCATCGCCGAGCACGGCATCAGTGAGATCGCGCATTTCGCCGCCCGGATCGTCGTGCCGGACTCGGTATCAGACCCGCTCGGCTATTACCTCAACAACACCGTCAAGACGCGCGCGCTGCTGGAGAGCGCCGTGCGCGGCGGTGTCAAGCATGTGATCTTCTCCTCTACGGCCGCCGTCTATGGCGAGCCGCCGGTCTCGCCGGTGCCGGAGGAGATCGCACTCAATCCGATCAACCCCTATGGCCGCTCCAAACTGATGAGCGAGTGGATGCTCGGCGACGTCGCCCGCGCCCATGGCCTGACCTATGTTGCGCTGCGCTATTTCAATGTCGCCGGCGCCGATCCACGCGGCCGCTCCGGCCAATCCAGCGCCAACGCGACACATCTGATCAAGGTCGCGAGCCAGGCCGCGCTCGGCCAGCGCGCCGGGCTCGACATCTTCGGTACCGATTATGCGACGCCGGACGGCACCTGCGTCCGCGACTATATCCACGTCACCGACCTCGCCCGCGCCCATCTGGCGGCGCTCGACCACTTGCGCACCGGCGGCGAGAACCTGACGCTCAACTGCGGCTACGGCCGCGGCTATTCGGTCAAGGAAGTCGTCGAGGTGGTGAAGCAGGTTTCGGGCGTCGATTTCCCGGTTCGGCTCTCGCCGCGCCGTGACGGCGACCCGGCCGCGCTGGTCGCCAAGGCCGACCGCATCCGCTCTGAACTCGGTTGGCAGCCGGAGCATGACGATCTCACGGAAATCGTCACCCAGGCGCTGGCCTGGGAGGAGAGCCTGCGCAAACGCAACGCCAGCTGA
- a CDS encoding UTP--glucose-1-phosphate uridylyltransferase produces the protein MIKKIRKAVFPVAGLGTRFLPATKAIPKEMLTIVDRPVVQHVVDEARAAGIEHFVFVTGRNKGVIEDHFDMAYELDDTLAKRGKTKELDALKHDLPAAGATSFTRQQAPLGLGHAVWCARDIIGDEPFALLLPDMLHHTSGKGCLAEMIEAHAEHGGNHIAVAPVPEDQTHQYGIVGVHDAKAKVSQITGMVEKPPKGTAPSNLHITGRYILQPTIFDLLAKQEKGAGGEIQLTDSMIALAKLEKFFAVRFDGDIYDTGSKIGFLSANVAYALERGDLGPQLRGEIERLLGR, from the coding sequence ATGATCAAGAAAATCCGCAAGGCGGTCTTTCCCGTCGCTGGTCTCGGCACCCGTTTCCTGCCCGCCACCAAGGCGATTCCGAAGGAGATGCTGACCATCGTCGACCGGCCAGTGGTCCAGCACGTGGTCGACGAGGCGCGCGCCGCCGGGATCGAGCATTTCGTCTTCGTCACCGGCCGCAACAAGGGCGTGATCGAGGACCATTTCGACATGGCCTACGAGCTCGACGACACGCTGGCCAAGCGCGGCAAGACCAAGGAGCTGGACGCGCTCAAGCACGATCTGCCGGCCGCCGGCGCCACGAGCTTCACCCGCCAGCAGGCGCCGCTCGGCCTCGGCCATGCCGTCTGGTGCGCGCGCGACATCATCGGCGACGAGCCTTTCGCGCTGCTGCTGCCCGATATGCTGCATCACACCAGCGGCAAGGGCTGCCTTGCCGAGATGATCGAGGCCCATGCGGAGCATGGCGGCAACCACATCGCCGTTGCGCCGGTGCCTGAGGACCAGACCCATCAATACGGCATCGTCGGCGTGCACGATGCCAAGGCCAAGGTTTCGCAGATTACCGGAATGGTCGAGAAGCCGCCGAAGGGCACGGCGCCGTCGAACCTGCACATCACCGGCCGCTACATCCTGCAGCCGACGATCTTCGACCTGCTCGCCAAGCAGGAGAAGGGCGCCGGCGGCGAGATCCAGCTGACCGATTCGATGATCGCCCTGGCAAAGCTCGAGAAGTTCTTCGCGGTGCGCTTCGACGGTGACATCTACGATACCGGCTCGAAGATCGGCTTCCTCTCGGCCAATGTCGCTTATGCACTGGAGCGCGGCGATCTCGGCCCGCAATTGCGCGGCGAGATCGAGCGCCTGCTGGGGCGGTAA
- a CDS encoding outer membrane beta-barrel protein — MSRFAKICWLAGVASCGVVAGLTTWPTQVVAQTSDRQATSSNRSGAPALRTGTPSNLGQTQATQTSTGRNQIASPDAVDEPSVATRRRSGAISSGQPPRASQPVRSSRLRGITQRDIRAPQPTITALPPPLPPAPEPRKRKRPEEDPYAPLGLRLGNVILRPAITGSGGYDSNPSRVPGASKGSLFSRTEGELGIQSDWNVHELTGMLRGGYSRYYRDDSASRPDAEGNMSLRLDATRDTRILLESRLRLDTQRPGSPDLSAAVQGRPITWNYGAAAGVTHDINRLQFTLRGAVDRQDYEDADLSNGRKLSQADRNQTQYGLRLRAAYEVTPGFKPFVQGEIDTRQFDEKVDSSGYMRSSDGYTARLGSTFEISRLLTAEVSVGYQDRKYEDGRLKNLRGIVGDAAILWTPTPLTTVTLRGASELGDTTIPGSSGTTARRVNLEVAHALRRNITVTGFASYGRTEYDGQDLREDTSTIGARIEYKLTRTFSVRASFTHERLNSTNQGSDYTANIAQVGLRVQF, encoded by the coding sequence GTGTCCCGTTTTGCCAAGATCTGCTGGCTGGCAGGCGTCGCAAGCTGCGGCGTCGTTGCCGGGCTGACGACTTGGCCGACGCAGGTGGTTGCCCAGACCTCCGACCGGCAGGCGACGTCGTCAAACCGATCCGGCGCGCCGGCTTTGCGCACCGGGACTCCTAGTAATCTCGGGCAGACACAGGCGACCCAGACTTCGACCGGTCGGAACCAGATCGCCTCTCCCGACGCGGTCGACGAGCCTTCCGTCGCAACCCGTCGCCGCTCTGGTGCGATCTCCTCCGGTCAGCCGCCTCGTGCCAGCCAGCCAGTACGGTCCTCGCGCTTGCGCGGCATCACCCAGCGCGATATCCGCGCTCCGCAGCCGACGATAACCGCTCTGCCCCCGCCACTTCCGCCGGCGCCCGAGCCGCGCAAGCGCAAGCGGCCGGAGGAAGACCCCTACGCGCCGCTCGGCCTGCGCCTCGGCAATGTCATCCTGCGCCCGGCAATCACCGGCTCCGGCGGCTATGACAGCAATCCCTCGCGCGTGCCCGGGGCGAGCAAGGGCTCGCTGTTCAGCCGCACCGAGGGCGAGCTCGGCATCCAATCCGACTGGAACGTGCACGAGCTCACCGGCATGCTGCGTGGCGGCTACAGCCGCTACTATCGCGACGACAGCGCCTCGCGCCCGGATGCGGAAGGCAACATGTCGCTGCGCCTCGACGCGACGCGCGACACCCGCATCCTGCTCGAATCGCGCTTGCGTCTCGACACGCAGCGGCCAGGCTCACCCGATCTGTCGGCTGCCGTACAGGGCCGGCCAATCACCTGGAACTATGGCGCCGCGGCCGGCGTCACCCATGACATCAACCGTCTGCAGTTCACCTTGCGCGGCGCGGTCGACCGCCAGGACTACGAGGACGCCGATCTCAGCAACGGGCGTAAGCTGAGCCAGGCCGATCGCAACCAGACCCAATACGGCCTGCGCCTGCGCGCCGCCTACGAGGTGACGCCGGGTTTCAAGCCCTTCGTCCAGGGCGAGATCGACACCCGCCAGTTCGACGAGAAGGTCGATTCCAGCGGCTATATGCGTTCCTCCGACGGCTATACCGCCCGCCTCGGCTCGACCTTCGAGATCAGCCGCCTGCTCACCGCCGAGGTCTCGGTCGGCTATCAGGACCGCAAATACGAGGATGGCCGGCTGAAGAACCTGCGCGGCATCGTCGGCGACGCCGCGATCCTGTGGACGCCGACGCCGCTGACCACTGTGACGCTGCGCGGTGCCTCCGAGCTCGGCGACACTACCATCCCCGGCTCGAGCGGCACGACGGCACGGCGCGTTAATCTCGAAGTGGCGCATGCCCTGCGCCGGAACATCACCGTCACCGGTTTCGCCAGCTATGGCCGCACCGAATATGACGGCCAGGACCTGCGCGAGGACACGTCGACCATCGGCGCCAGGATCGAATACAAGCTGACCCGGACCTTCTCGGTCCGCGCCAGCTTCACCCATGAGCGCCTGAACTCGACCAACCAGGGCTCGGACTACACCGCCAACATCGCGCAGGTCGGGTTGCGGGTGCAGTTCTAA